A region from the Lentisphaera profundi genome encodes:
- a CDS encoding DUF6797 domain-containing protein has translation MIKILRPLFLCYILATPLLAQEKFAKFIEPDFPFIQSAMDASAENPFPEENVSSKSVLLQLGQKTWACFDTELMRISAIWTKGDFEHNSMAQISYPNTGNKSKKFPRIEGDLLFATAMEKGISDNSDHIDKRALPIGIHKNLNWHGLYLSNKHVVLSYSLKDIAVKEILKCKDGELFSRSFKFSECEDLSLLLFQKTSFQNLRKEGDIYLIDDGEQVLTISVNSGELKLDKQGRIFLRNPQRNTLEINFSYNKTKLLASLKLNLASDDFVLNKTNFWEEEISTSTKLSTSQRAYVSDQIDLPLKNPWKRSVRLAALDFFSDGRAAALSFDGDVWLIDGLKDDLEKVRWRRFASGLYSPLSLQIYKDQIYVLGRDQITRLHDLDNNGEADFYENYSSIFSHSLNTRNFGMDMIFDEIGDIYLAKGGIHDTKQNPLDKKFRNIEQTGVLMKIANEGKSLEIIADGFREPFLAYDPEKQQLYANDQQGQFVPSSPFIKINKGDYGGYKPANHRKRIQIKQPFSWLPHKVEPSCAGMNFIDSKSLGPLNKRLLSHSYNKSRSVLLYEGKGFGAAFPLSYQMDFPLIKGAINPFDGSMYLTGFKIYSNDLAKNSGLTRIRYTGKAVSFPLEVKVFKEGIELRFDQELNIEKAKDINSYDLKRWNYKRSPRYGSGHFKLNGQAGKEEILPVSVSLSRDKKSLFLVIPGMESVDQFSLDYSLRKAQQAFNESLYLSIEQLSQLPSAHYAFKDMKKYDLSEAKFKSKKQESVSEKNGKYLLKQYACIACHSLDGSQEGKLGPTFKGMYGSVRHFEKSKPVKADKKFIKESLLFPNKKVAKGYAVAMGTYAGILSETDIASIILYLKTLD, from the coding sequence ATGATTAAAATTTTACGCCCACTTTTCTTATGTTATATACTCGCGACACCCTTGTTAGCGCAGGAAAAATTTGCCAAGTTTATTGAGCCAGACTTTCCCTTTATCCAAAGTGCGATGGATGCAAGTGCAGAAAATCCCTTTCCGGAAGAGAATGTATCATCAAAATCAGTCTTGTTACAGCTCGGCCAAAAGACATGGGCTTGTTTTGATACCGAGTTGATGCGAATATCAGCAATTTGGACGAAGGGTGATTTTGAGCATAATAGCATGGCTCAAATTTCTTATCCAAACACAGGGAATAAATCAAAAAAGTTTCCACGGATAGAAGGTGACTTACTCTTTGCTACTGCCATGGAGAAGGGTATAAGTGATAATTCGGATCATATAGATAAGAGAGCATTGCCCATTGGGATTCATAAAAATTTAAATTGGCACGGACTTTACCTAAGCAACAAGCATGTGGTATTATCTTATTCACTCAAAGATATAGCGGTAAAAGAAATCCTTAAATGTAAAGATGGAGAGCTTTTTTCTAGATCATTTAAATTTTCTGAGTGTGAGGACTTATCGCTTTTATTATTTCAGAAGACATCCTTTCAGAATTTGAGAAAAGAGGGCGATATATATCTTATTGATGATGGGGAACAAGTTTTGACTATCTCTGTGAATTCAGGGGAATTAAAACTTGATAAGCAAGGGCGGATTTTTTTGCGTAATCCGCAAAGGAATACTTTAGAAATCAACTTTTCCTATAATAAAACCAAGCTCTTAGCATCCTTGAAGTTAAACTTAGCGTCAGATGACTTTGTATTAAATAAAACCAATTTTTGGGAAGAAGAAATTTCTACAAGTACAAAGTTATCTACTTCACAAAGAGCTTATGTGAGTGATCAAATAGACTTGCCACTCAAGAATCCATGGAAAAGGTCTGTGCGTTTAGCAGCATTAGACTTTTTTAGTGATGGCAGAGCTGCGGCACTAAGTTTTGATGGTGATGTCTGGCTTATCGATGGACTAAAAGATGATTTAGAAAAAGTTCGCTGGCGACGTTTCGCATCAGGGCTTTATAGCCCGCTATCCTTACAGATTTATAAAGATCAAATTTATGTGCTTGGTCGTGATCAGATCACTCGCCTTCATGACTTAGATAATAATGGTGAGGCCGATTTTTATGAGAATTACTCCAGTATATTTTCTCATAGTCTAAATACGCGAAATTTTGGGATGGACATGATCTTTGATGAGATTGGGGATATTTACCTTGCGAAAGGAGGGATTCACGATACTAAACAAAATCCTTTGGATAAGAAATTTAGAAATATTGAGCAAACTGGCGTCCTCATGAAAATCGCGAATGAGGGAAAAAGTTTAGAAATCATAGCCGATGGCTTTCGAGAGCCCTTTTTAGCTTATGATCCTGAAAAACAACAGCTTTACGCCAATGATCAACAAGGACAATTTGTGCCCTCAAGTCCTTTCATAAAGATTAATAAAGGGGATTATGGTGGTTATAAACCCGCTAATCATCGTAAACGGATTCAGATTAAACAACCATTTAGCTGGCTCCCACATAAAGTTGAACCTTCATGCGCAGGAATGAATTTTATTGACTCTAAATCACTGGGACCATTAAATAAGCGTCTGCTGAGTCATTCATACAATAAAAGCCGCTCAGTTTTACTCTATGAGGGCAAAGGATTTGGTGCGGCTTTCCCACTCTCTTATCAAATGGATTTTCCTCTGATTAAAGGAGCCATTAATCCCTTTGATGGATCTATGTACTTGACGGGCTTTAAAATATACTCTAATGACTTAGCGAAAAATAGTGGTTTGACTCGAATTCGTTATACCGGGAAAGCGGTCAGTTTTCCTTTAGAAGTGAAAGTGTTTAAAGAAGGAATCGAGCTTCGATTTGATCAAGAATTAAATATAGAAAAAGCCAAGGATATCAATTCTTATGATCTTAAGCGTTGGAACTATAAACGCAGTCCCCGCTACGGATCGGGTCATTTTAAGCTTAATGGACAAGCGGGAAAGGAAGAGATTCTTCCGGTATCAGTAAGTTTATCAAGAGATAAAAAATCTTTGTTCTTAGTCATTCCAGGAATGGAAAGTGTCGATCAGTTCAGTCTTGATTATAGCTTAAGAAAAGCTCAGCAGGCTTTCAACGAAAGTTTATATTTGAGTATAGAGCAATTATCGCAGCTGCCATCAGCGCATTACGCCTTTAAAGATATGAAAAAGTATGATCTTAGCGAAGCGAAATTCAAATCCAAAAAACAAGAAAGCGTAAGTGAGAAAAATGGAAAGTACTTACTAAAACAATATGCTTGTATTGCCTGTCATTCATTAGATGGAAGCCAAGAAGGTAAACTTGGACCGACTTTTAAGGGGATGTATGGTTCTGTAAGGCATTTTGAGAAATCAAAGCCTGTGAAAGCAGATAAAAAATTCATCAAAGAGTCATTGCTTTTTCCCAATAAAAAAGTAGCCAAAGGCTATGCAGTGGCGATGGGGACTTATGCGGGGATTTTATCAGAAACAGATATAGCATCTATTATTTTATACTTAAAAACCCTAGACTGA
- a CDS encoding sugar phosphate isomerase/epimerase family protein — protein sequence MIFNRRNFVKGAGALTVGSIFNASCASSDPDDLFKISLAQWSLHKKLFAKELDNLDFPEFTKKTCGIGAVEYVNKFFKNSDAPYLSELKKRCDDNGVKSLLIMCDGLGYLGDANETKRKSAVENHYTWVEAAKFLGCHSIRVNARSKGSYDEQMGRASDGLASLSTFAAKHQINVIVENHGGLSSNGKWLAGVMKKVDMPNCGTLPDFGNFKEYDRYQGVQELMPYAKGVSAKSHDFDEYGNEIHTDYEKMIKIVLDAGYRGYVGVEYEGKKLKEVEGIKATRDLLIKIRKKI from the coding sequence ATGATATTTAATCGCAGAAATTTTGTTAAGGGTGCTGGTGCACTAACTGTAGGCTCAATTTTTAATGCATCATGTGCAAGCTCAGATCCTGATGATCTTTTTAAGATTTCTTTGGCGCAGTGGTCTTTGCATAAAAAGTTATTTGCGAAAGAATTGGATAATTTAGACTTTCCTGAATTTACAAAAAAGACTTGTGGAATTGGCGCGGTTGAATACGTCAATAAATTTTTTAAAAATAGTGATGCTCCTTACTTGAGCGAATTAAAAAAGCGTTGTGATGATAATGGCGTGAAGAGCTTACTGATCATGTGTGATGGTTTAGGTTACTTGGGAGATGCTAATGAGACGAAGCGTAAAAGTGCGGTAGAGAATCATTATACTTGGGTAGAAGCCGCAAAATTTCTGGGCTGCCATTCCATTCGCGTTAATGCTCGTTCAAAGGGCTCGTATGATGAACAAATGGGACGCGCCTCAGATGGCTTGGCATCACTATCAACTTTTGCAGCAAAGCATCAAATAAATGTGATTGTGGAAAACCATGGTGGCCTTTCATCTAATGGAAAATGGCTTGCTGGGGTAATGAAAAAAGTTGATATGCCCAACTGTGGGACCTTACCCGATTTTGGTAATTTCAAAGAATATGATCGCTACCAAGGGGTGCAGGAGCTTATGCCTTATGCTAAAGGAGTGAGTGCCAAGAGTCATGATTTTGATGAGTATGGAAATGAGATTCACACCGACTACGAAAAGATGATAAAAATCGTTTTAGATGCGGGTTACCGTGGCTATGTTGGAGTCGAGTACGAAGGCAAGAAATTAAAGGAAGTGGAAGGGATTAAGGCAACGCGTGATTTGTTGATTAAGATCAGAAAAAAAATATAG
- a CDS encoding rhodanese-like domain-containing protein produces the protein MKEINPQTWQKLADGQGKYQIIDVRTAFEFGAEHLANSINIPLDEINTALINERFANTKLLLICQSGARSRKASEKLCDYTEEILCLEGGLNAWKKEGFETEELKNIISLERQVRICAGLLILTGIILMKLGFNGAEYLSAFVGAGLMFAGITDTCGMGILLTKMPWNRL, from the coding sequence ATGAAAGAAATAAACCCACAAACTTGGCAAAAACTAGCTGATGGTCAAGGCAAATATCAAATAATTGATGTGAGAACAGCTTTTGAATTTGGAGCTGAACATCTAGCCAATTCGATCAATATTCCCTTAGATGAAATCAATACGGCACTGATCAATGAGCGTTTTGCGAATACAAAGTTGTTATTAATATGCCAAAGTGGTGCGCGTTCACGTAAAGCAAGTGAAAAGTTATGTGATTACACGGAAGAAATACTGTGTTTAGAAGGTGGGCTAAACGCTTGGAAAAAAGAAGGCTTCGAGACGGAAGAATTAAAGAACATTATTTCTTTAGAGCGCCAAGTTCGAATATGTGCAGGCCTATTGATTTTAACGGGTATAATCTTAATGAAATTGGGTTTTAATGGAGCTGAATATTTATCGGCATTTGTTGGTGCGGGATTAATGTTTGCAGGGATAACCGATACCTGTGGCATGGGTATACTACTCACAAAAATGCCATGGAATCGTCTGTGA
- a CDS encoding type II secretion system protein, producing the protein MKQQNKKYFSIFEMLISLTIVTILASLIATSFIHIRDEAKRTTCLNQLKQIQQMVEVAKKDLNMDMPKLDSFSDFSFLEAYIDEENYGIMICPSDSVRLDLGLNDLSDTSYFVVPTKKMVESEDAMDMSTLAIEEYMVIYDKLASFHDDLYNIVYLHGGDNNLAGIARSRGSEPTEPLTVRSIPNEPPTVRSIPTEAPIVPPTIIIPPGGGNTIVAGEDMDVVLELVGSGYSSNTVKSNINLDGAPMNWLNEDGDEHTDQVVGVEGLNLSLTISEGASIQVNASAAHDSNNLQNSDNLQVYRDGDYVSNLDGYSGQLSVKDFLADYIDENGRVTLEDNQVIFLMELGTTNTNKAYFDMQDVVVVATFTAATKNELEEMVEETIEK; encoded by the coding sequence ATGAAACAGCAAAACAAGAAATATTTCTCAATATTTGAAATGTTAATCAGCTTAACAATCGTGACAATATTAGCATCGTTAATAGCAACAAGTTTTATTCACATTCGCGATGAAGCGAAAAGAACAACTTGCTTGAATCAATTAAAGCAAATTCAGCAAATGGTAGAAGTAGCCAAAAAAGATTTGAATATGGATATGCCAAAACTAGATAGTTTTTCCGATTTTAGTTTTTTGGAAGCTTATATAGATGAAGAGAATTATGGAATAATGATATGCCCATCAGATTCTGTGCGCCTAGATCTTGGATTGAATGATTTATCTGATACTTCATATTTCGTAGTACCCACAAAAAAGATGGTAGAAAGTGAAGACGCCATGGATATGTCGACTTTAGCAATAGAAGAGTACATGGTCATTTACGATAAGTTGGCAAGCTTCCATGATGATCTATATAATATTGTTTATCTTCATGGAGGAGACAATAACTTAGCAGGAATTGCTAGGTCTAGGGGGTCCGAACCAACTGAGCCTCTAACGGTTCGATCTATTCCAAATGAGCCTCCAACGGTTCGATCTATTCCAACGGAAGCTCCAATAGTCCCTCCAACTATTATAATTCCTCCAGGTGGAGGTAACACGATTGTAGCAGGAGAAGATATGGACGTGGTCTTGGAGCTTGTAGGTTCAGGTTATTCATCGAATACAGTTAAATCAAATATTAATCTTGATGGTGCACCGATGAATTGGCTCAATGAAGATGGCGATGAACATACCGATCAAGTCGTTGGAGTTGAAGGCTTGAATTTGTCTTTGACTATCAGTGAAGGAGCAAGTATTCAGGTGAATGCTTCTGCAGCTCATGATTCGAATAATTTACAAAATTCGGATAATTTACAGGTATACCGTGACGGCGACTATGTATCAAATTTAGATGGCTATAGTGGGCAGTTATCTGTAAAGGATTTTCTAGCGGATTATATAGATGAAAATGGTCGGGTAACTCTTGAAGATAATCAGGTTATTTTTTTAATGGAACTCGGGACCACAAATACCAATAAAGCCTATTTTGATATGCAGGATGTGGTAGTTGTAGCGACCTTTACAGCCGCAACAAAAAATGAACTCGAAGAAATGGTAGAAGAAACTATTGAAAAATAA
- a CDS encoding DUF7133 domain-containing protein, whose translation MSNFTNKVLCFALLTGSALNLSAKSPADYEKAEAQKIKNFKMPNGFKARLWADKSQIKNPMAITFDSKGSLLLTEIHRWRFGVDDIRHRPYMLMDDILIESNADRLAMYEKHYDKHPEAHYRDKADVIKILKDSNGDGRADSAKVYADGFNDILDGPGLGIIERDGKVYYTNIPHLWMLEDSNGDGVLDKRTSLQDGFGIRMSYSGHDMHGLVWGPDGKLYWSIGDRGYSFTTKEGKKFHGPNEGAVFRCDPEGSNIEVFVDRLRNPQELQFDDYGNLFTADNDSDKGDLERINYLVEGGDAGWHAGHQNLLAFASKLNFRSYVYAEKKSMNCAWMSENLYLANEEDQPAYLLPSIGQIIGGPSGFLFNPSNSLGKDFDNKFFVNIFKGGSPKTRISMFDLDEKGAGFEMKNLEVFFTGSNLVDMDFGPDGKMYISEFNNGGYLNRDEGNIFSLEVPGETDKKEVKENEIILTSDFSKRSDPELYELLARDHQQVRLKAQFELAKRKAGAEFFAKAAQDKQAPQLQRIHGIWGLGMLASKNISLLKPLKSLLMSDEDAQVRIQCARALGDHRDKSAMNELLKALEDTHARAIMYAGIGLGRIGDELAVPAIIEAQRRNAGQDRFLQHGLVMALAGMKDSSSYLNYSKDSSVAVRMIVLLALRKTLDPNIRLFLKDDEKKIRDEAIRAINDRLIDGGAQQALASLLVDLSKPNGAMDELMHLRVINANYYLGDEKSAERLVQYASRKDLSESMVQEAVAALQAWDDKALLDNTTGLPREYLHPRADIKDLLHAQLGDLLKKSQGKLLAQLNRLANNCDFPISSDILMAHLNNQKLISEIRIGALESLSQRGELSSIHLMNLLKDKSELIRLKSLEQLNIQDPEKAQLQASKIIQNGTRSERQLCYKLMEKGSSNDRHLLNQLDQFLMGKGDREVMLEVLNSSRAKSSKDFKKKLADVDAKMARGAITDKFTYALEGGDVDRGRDVFYNHGAAQCLRCHKVNGYGADVGPDLTLIGKSYDRRYLLESIVDPGARVAPGFGITSITNKDDEAFSGTYMGEDDQVVKIKGANGRTVAYKRKDIKTMMPPMSPMPPMHLLLQAGELRDMVAYLKSLDKASKKKKKDKSSH comes from the coding sequence ATGTCAAATTTCACAAACAAAGTCCTTTGTTTTGCCTTGCTAACGGGAAGCGCACTTAACCTGAGTGCAAAGAGTCCTGCTGATTACGAAAAAGCAGAAGCGCAAAAAATAAAAAACTTCAAAATGCCTAATGGCTTTAAGGCTCGTTTATGGGCAGATAAATCTCAGATCAAAAATCCGATGGCGATTACTTTCGATTCAAAAGGTAGCCTTCTCCTTACAGAGATCCATCGCTGGCGTTTTGGTGTGGACGATATTCGTCATCGACCCTACATGCTGATGGACGATATCTTAATTGAGTCAAATGCCGATCGCTTAGCGATGTATGAAAAGCATTATGATAAACATCCAGAGGCTCATTATCGAGATAAGGCTGATGTCATCAAGATTCTAAAGGATAGCAATGGTGATGGCCGTGCGGACAGCGCAAAAGTTTATGCGGATGGTTTTAATGATATTCTCGATGGACCAGGCTTAGGCATCATTGAGCGTGATGGGAAAGTGTATTATACCAATATTCCTCATCTGTGGATGCTTGAAGATAGCAATGGCGATGGTGTTTTGGATAAACGCACGTCGCTACAAGATGGTTTTGGTATTCGCATGAGTTATTCCGGACACGATATGCATGGCTTAGTATGGGGGCCAGATGGCAAGCTTTATTGGTCAATTGGTGATCGTGGCTATAGTTTCACGACTAAGGAAGGCAAAAAGTTTCATGGGCCTAATGAAGGTGCCGTATTTCGCTGTGATCCTGAGGGGTCTAATATCGAAGTGTTTGTGGATCGTTTGCGCAATCCGCAGGAGCTTCAGTTTGATGATTATGGGAATTTATTCACAGCGGATAATGATTCAGATAAAGGGGATTTAGAGCGAATTAACTACCTTGTTGAAGGTGGCGATGCGGGTTGGCATGCAGGGCATCAGAACCTTTTGGCTTTTGCCTCAAAATTGAATTTTCGTTCTTATGTTTATGCAGAAAAGAAATCTATGAATTGCGCGTGGATGAGCGAGAACTTATACCTTGCGAATGAAGAAGATCAGCCAGCGTATTTGTTGCCTAGTATAGGTCAGATTATTGGTGGACCATCGGGTTTTTTGTTCAATCCGTCTAATTCACTGGGGAAAGATTTTGACAATAAATTTTTTGTAAATATTTTCAAAGGTGGCTCACCAAAAACACGCATTTCGATGTTTGATCTGGACGAAAAAGGTGCAGGCTTTGAAATGAAAAATTTAGAGGTTTTTTTCACAGGTTCAAATTTAGTGGATATGGATTTTGGCCCTGATGGTAAGATGTATATTTCTGAGTTTAATAATGGGGGATATTTGAATAGAGATGAAGGGAACATCTTTTCTCTTGAAGTTCCTGGTGAGACTGATAAAAAAGAAGTGAAAGAAAATGAAATTATTCTTACGAGTGACTTTTCAAAGAGATCGGATCCAGAACTCTATGAACTCCTGGCACGAGATCACCAGCAAGTACGTCTCAAGGCTCAGTTTGAATTGGCAAAAAGAAAAGCAGGCGCAGAGTTTTTTGCGAAAGCCGCACAAGATAAGCAAGCGCCACAATTACAACGCATCCATGGGATATGGGGTTTGGGGATGCTTGCTAGTAAAAACATTTCTTTACTCAAACCTTTAAAGTCACTGCTTATGAGTGATGAAGATGCACAAGTGAGGATTCAATGTGCTCGAGCCTTGGGTGATCATCGTGATAAATCCGCAATGAATGAATTGCTCAAGGCTTTGGAAGACACTCATGCTCGAGCTATTATGTATGCGGGTATTGGCTTAGGGCGTATTGGCGATGAACTTGCGGTACCCGCAATTATTGAAGCTCAACGGAGAAATGCGGGGCAAGATCGCTTTCTTCAACATGGTCTGGTGATGGCTTTAGCTGGAATGAAAGACTCAAGTTCTTATCTGAATTATTCAAAAGACTCTTCAGTGGCGGTACGCATGATAGTCTTATTGGCACTGCGTAAAACATTGGATCCTAATATCCGCTTGTTTCTAAAAGATGATGAGAAAAAAATCCGCGATGAAGCCATACGTGCAATAAATGATCGCCTTATTGACGGAGGTGCACAGCAAGCCTTGGCATCATTATTAGTAGATTTATCTAAGCCTAACGGAGCGATGGATGAGCTCATGCATTTGCGTGTGATTAATGCCAATTATTATTTGGGTGATGAAAAATCCGCTGAGCGTTTAGTTCAATATGCGAGTAGAAAAGATTTATCGGAATCTATGGTCCAAGAAGCGGTGGCGGCTCTTCAGGCATGGGATGACAAAGCTTTATTGGATAATACCACTGGATTACCTCGTGAATATCTACATCCAAGAGCTGATATTAAGGATCTACTTCATGCCCAACTGGGAGACTTACTAAAAAAATCTCAGGGTAAACTATTGGCTCAACTTAATCGTTTAGCAAATAACTGTGATTTTCCTATTAGCAGCGACATCTTGATGGCTCATTTAAATAATCAGAAACTTATTAGTGAAATTCGCATTGGAGCTCTAGAAAGCTTGAGTCAACGAGGAGAATTGAGCTCGATCCACTTGATGAATTTATTAAAAGATAAGAGTGAGCTTATTCGATTGAAATCATTGGAGCAATTAAATATCCAAGATCCTGAAAAAGCACAATTGCAGGCCTCCAAGATAATTCAAAATGGAACAAGATCTGAACGTCAGCTGTGCTACAAATTAATGGAGAAAGGATCTAGTAATGATCGCCACCTCTTAAATCAACTGGATCAATTTTTAATGGGCAAGGGTGACAGAGAAGTCATGCTTGAAGTATTGAATTCAAGTAGAGCAAAATCTTCTAAGGACTTCAAAAAGAAGTTGGCTGATGTAGATGCGAAAATGGCGCGGGGAGCAATCACAGATAAATTCACTTATGCGCTAGAAGGCGGTGATGTCGATCGTGGGCGTGATGTGTTTTATAATCATGGTGCGGCACAATGTTTACGTTGCCATAAGGTCAATGGATATGGCGCTGATGTAGGTCCTGATTTAACTTTAATAGGTAAAAGTTATGACCGACGCTATTTATTAGAATCCATTGTAGATCCAGGGGCAAGGGTGGCGCCAGGCTTTGGCATAACAAGTATAACAAATAAGGATGATGAAGCCTTTAGTGGGACTTACATGGGCGAGGATGATCAAGTGGTAAAAATCAAAGGAGCGAATGGCAGAACGGTAGCCTACAAGCGCAAAGATATCAAGACGATGATGCCGCCAATGTCGCCGATGCCACCGATGCATCTTTTACTTCAAGCAGGAGAGTTGCGCGATATGGTAGCTTATTTAAAAAGCCTTGATAAAGCATCAAAAAAGAAGAAGAAAGATAAATCGTCTCATTAA
- a CDS encoding polysaccharide deacetylase family protein encodes MFKIIKELVRQTKSYVNRDEPALLTFLFHSIFKNEEEFQHKLIDPQQYVTLDVYRWFIEYFLDAGYKFISPEDLKDLSPEGKYILSTFDDGYFNNTYVLPLLEEYKTPAVFFITTDNVINQECFWWDVVFRELSKQGLERKAISKEQGKLKSFKHPELVIELKKRFGEDCFVPQGELDRPLTINELKDFSKHEYVHIGNHTKNHYILDKYTYAQQAEQITGCSQSLEDILGSKSEIIAYPNGNYNEDTLRASADFDFGITVKKRKNFLPIDNPLELGRHVLWGNKSLKRQGDIFRSNW; translated from the coding sequence TTGTTTAAAATTATTAAAGAGTTGGTGAGACAAACTAAGTCATACGTCAATAGAGATGAACCGGCCTTATTAACATTTTTATTTCACTCGATTTTTAAAAATGAAGAAGAATTTCAGCATAAACTCATAGACCCTCAGCAATACGTCACCCTCGATGTCTATCGCTGGTTTATTGAATATTTTTTGGATGCTGGATATAAATTTATCAGTCCTGAAGATCTAAAAGATTTATCGCCTGAAGGAAAATATATCTTATCTACTTTTGATGATGGCTATTTCAACAACACCTATGTTTTACCTCTTTTAGAAGAGTATAAAACCCCCGCCGTATTTTTTATTACAACTGATAATGTCATTAATCAAGAATGCTTTTGGTGGGATGTTGTCTTTAGGGAACTGAGTAAACAGGGCTTAGAGCGCAAAGCGATCTCAAAAGAACAAGGCAAGCTAAAGTCTTTCAAACACCCAGAACTCGTGATTGAATTAAAAAAACGCTTTGGCGAGGACTGTTTTGTTCCACAGGGTGAGTTAGACAGGCCTTTGACAATTAATGAACTAAAAGACTTTTCTAAGCATGAATATGTGCATATTGGAAATCATACTAAGAATCATTATATCTTGGATAAATACACTTATGCACAACAAGCTGAGCAAATCACAGGCTGTAGCCAATCGTTAGAAGATATACTAGGCTCAAAAAGTGAAATCATTGCCTATCCCAACGGCAATTATAATGAGGATACTTTGAGAGCCTCTGCGGACTTTGATTTTGGTATTACAGTAAAAAAACGAAAGAACTTCTTGCCCATTGACAACCCTTTAGAACTGGGTCGCCATGTTTTATGGGGAAATAAGTCACTGAAGCGTCAAGGCGATATTTTTAGATCTAACTGGTAG
- a CDS encoding formyl transferase, giving the protein MNKKVIALVKASAHQFYFVNKIHKEYPLALVIIEDKYLGELPALKRLQARRALGPRYIAKPHASNRIKSKTLVSINDDIFGEDWLDLENDLKVFYCKSVNSPEVENLLKQEKPDVLIDHGTSIVKDHIIDLAPMAINLHWGLSPYYRGTRCTEWALINWDPYNIGVTIHWLTKKIDGGGVIAQERLALNEEDSVHTINMKLSFHGTQLVLDTIKAINRGEEIQSEQQDHALGYLTLNRQWTKSLKEQIKEIEANDIITKMLKHPARREKMPIKSFEINNS; this is encoded by the coding sequence ATGAATAAAAAAGTTATTGCCTTGGTAAAAGCCAGTGCACATCAATTTTACTTTGTGAATAAAATCCACAAAGAATACCCCTTAGCTTTGGTGATTATTGAAGATAAGTATCTAGGGGAACTCCCGGCCTTGAAACGCTTACAAGCTAGACGAGCACTCGGTCCAAGATATATTGCGAAACCTCATGCTAGTAATCGCATAAAGAGCAAAACTTTAGTTAGCATTAATGATGATATTTTTGGGGAAGATTGGTTAGACTTAGAAAATGATCTAAAAGTTTTTTATTGTAAGTCTGTGAATTCTCCTGAAGTTGAGAACTTACTCAAGCAAGAAAAGCCCGATGTACTTATTGATCATGGCACTTCAATTGTTAAAGATCATATTATTGATTTAGCTCCCATGGCCATTAATCTACACTGGGGCTTATCTCCTTATTATCGTGGGACTCGCTGTACTGAATGGGCCTTAATTAATTGGGACCCATATAATATTGGCGTGACGATTCATTGGTTGACGAAGAAAATTGACGGCGGTGGTGTCATTGCTCAGGAGAGACTTGCACTCAATGAGGAGGACTCTGTTCATACTATTAATATGAAACTGAGTTTTCATGGTACACAACTTGTGTTAGATACCATAAAAGCAATCAATCGTGGTGAAGAAATTCAATCTGAGCAACAAGATCACGCCTTGGGTTATTTGACTTTGAACCGTCAATGGACCAAATCGCTTAAAGAGCAGATCAAAGAAATCGAAGCCAATGATATAATCACAAAGATGCTCAAGCACCCCGCAAGGCGCGAGAAAATGCCCATCAAGTCTTTTGAGATCAATAACTCTTAG